The genomic region aaaaattttttttacaggtaTTTTCCTTAACATTTACGGTAAAAAAGACAATAactataattttacagtaaaatgtattctttttacAGGTATTTTCCTtaacatttactgtaaaaaagacaataaaaattttttttacaggtaTTTTCCTTAACATTTGCggtaaaaaagacaataaatgtaattttacagtaaaaatgtttGCAGGTATTTTCCTTAACATTTACggtaaaaaagacaataaatataattttacagtaaaatgtattctttttacAGGTATTTTCCTTAACATTTACTGTagaaaagacaataaatgtaattttactgtaaaaaaaaaaatgtttttacaggtATTTTCCTTAACATTTACggtaaaaaagacaataaatgtcattttacagtaaaaaaatatatttttactggtaTTTTCCTTAACATTTACtataaaaaagacaataaaaattattttttttacaggtaTTTTCCTTAACATTTACggtaaaaaagacaataaatgtaattttacagtaaaaattttTGCAGGTATTTTCCTTAACATTTACggtaaaaaagacaataaatataattttacagtaaaatttatTCTTTTTACAGGTATTTTCCTTAACATTTACTGTagaaaagacaataaatgtaattttactgtaaaaaaaaatgtttttacaggtATTTTCCTTaacatttatggtaaaaaagacaataaatgtcattttacagtaaaaaatatatttttactggtaTTTTCCTTAACATTTACtataaaaaagacaataaaaatattttttttacaggtaTTTTCCTTAACATTTACggtaaaaaagacaataaatataattttacagtaaaatgtattctttttatatttatatttttactggtaTTTTCCTTAACATTTACActaaaaaagacaataaatgtaattttacagtaaacatTTTTGCAGGTATTTtccttaacatttaaaaaattataattgggcATTCCCACAAGTCCATGCGTGACCtatgacattttattatattttatgggaatagttcttCTCGTGTTTAATATCATGTACATTGAGTTGTTCTGTGTGATATCTATATGTAGTTACCGTGATGAGTCACACTgtttataaatgtgttaattattgCTCCTACTGTACTATTATTTTCAGGTTTGTACTGTTTCTTTAAGATTAAGAATGTGTATGTTCTCACCCCAATCCAGTGCATCTACAGGTACAGCATCTCCCAATGATACTGATTAAAAAAACACCATTCCCACTTACagtattttctattatttattgaCCTGGCAAACCTACAGACAAATCAGTCAGGCAGAATATATATGAAgaagaaatcaaaagaaaaaggAGAGCAGCTCtcatgacaaataataataataatactcatGTGACATCTGTGACTCTGTAAGAACAGCTACAGTATATCTATTGATCTAAAGATGAAGTATTAAAGAtacagaacacaaaacaagattTGTACTGCTCATAACTCACTCCAGTATTACAGACGGCCTCGTGAAGTACAACAATAATCTCTTATACATGTACAATGTCAAGAGCTTGACTTACTGTGTAATACTGTAGTAATAACATATGTAATAACATAGTAGCGCAatgtatatatatctgtctggTGAATACTGCagtaaaatgttacaaaatatCAATCAAACTCTGACATCTCATGATTATCTCCTGTGTTGAGTTCATTCTGGAATACTttagtaaacattttaaatgtaattttgaacaAACATAAACAGCATTATAAGTGACTGACTGAAGCTGATTGACACATGAAGGTCAAAGTTCAGATATTAACCAGCAGAGAGcagctctgagctctggctaacACACCTTTACCTGCGAGATTGTATCATGGAAGTTTCTTGATTCATATAAAGTCAAATATGCAGAAACTATCTGTGAGGAGATCTTTGTGCAACATTCAGTTGTGTATTTGTGGTCATGTGATAAAGACACAATATTACAGTATTGACACAAAACACTTTCCCCTGTTAATGTGTGTATCACTGCACACTCAGAGCTTTAAAAATGATATGTGATGTAATAGACACATGATCCATATGCAGTTCtctaaaagcaataaggcactatTTCATGTTGTCCAGAGATTtaaaaggaatgtttcaggtttAGAACAAGTTCAgcacaattgacagcatttgtgacgtgatgttgatcaccacaaaaatgggTTTTCATTCAAATAAGCAAACAATCACGGTTGTagtaagtcacttacaatggaagtcaatgggaccaatctgtaaacgttaaaatagtaCAGTCACAAGACGCAAAGTCTGAGTGTCTACATGATTTTTCATTTTatcccaatctggaacgcccaattcccaatgcgctccaagtcctcgtggtggcgtagtgactcgcctcaatccgggtggcggaggacgaatcttagttgcctccacatctgaatccgtcaatccgcgcatctcatcacgtgacttgttgagcgcgttaccccatgtgactctaccctccctagcaactgggccaatttggttaccccatgtgactctaccctccctagcaaccgggccaatttggttaccccatgtgactctaccctccctagcaaccaggccaatttggttaccccatgtgactctaccctccctagcaaccaggccaatttggttaccccatgtgactctaccctccctagcaaccaggccaatttggttaccccatgtgactctaccctccctagcaaccgggccaatttggttaccccatgtgactctaccctccctaccaaccgggccaatttggttaccccatgtgactctaccctccctagcaaccgggccaatttgtttgctaaggagacctggctggagtcactcggcacgccctggattcaaactcacgactccagcggtgatagtcagcgtcaatactcgttgAGATACCAGACCCgacttgttgccatgacgactcaACTCAAGCACATCCTACAAGTGATTATTATCACAAAATCGTGTGTAACGGGTTTTATTACGtgcacttaaatcatgttaacatgtataaactgcaaaaaaaaaactaattcgtaattaatatttttgtcttgtattccagtaaaaaatatctaaatattcttaaaaacaaGTTCCGTTTACTTGACAAGCAGAGGACATTAAGATGAATGAAAAATAGTTTCTGTGGTCATCATCATAACAGCGTTGTAACCTGGAACATTCATGTACTCCTCCACTTCAGACTTTAATGAACAGAACCGCAGTAACGAGTGCAAAGCCAGTGAGGAGAGCTGCTACTTTATGGATGCGATGCTTCGGAGAGTCCGCCTGATCGTGCATGAAACCCATCACACTGACATTGATGAAGACGCCTGACGTCAGACCCTCCACAGTGGAGCGAACGAGCTGCACCTCAGGACCCGCATCCATCTCTGCCAGACTGACGCCGAGCCCGATCCCGGCCGGACAGGTGACGGAGAAGAGAAGCAGACAGCCCGTCACCACAGTCCGACGCAGATGATGATGAGTCAGCGTGAACGCTAGACTGACGGCGATGATTCCCTGATGAAGGAGCAACATCAAACACATCTCCAGGAGTCTCCCACGGTCCTGCTGTTGTCCCGCAGACACGCCCTCGCAGACAGCACGCAGACACAGACAGAACACCAGCAGAAACGCACGCAGGCCTACATGTGACCTCACGCTCTCTGGCCAATGGGGTGCCTCCATCCATGAAAGCCGTTTCCTGGAGAAACCTGGAGAATGTTTGGAAGTTTCTCTTTCACGGATGTTGCAGTCCAGCAGTGTTTGCTTTTCATACGAGAGATCACACGACTGGTCGGTGAAAGCCAACAGCATTTGTTCCGCCACAAAGACGATGAGGAAACCCATGGCCAGGACGAACTCGGGCAGCGGGAAACGAAGCTGCAGACAAACAGAGAACGAGTCAGATTACAAAGGAATATTATGGGATATTTTCAACCTAAGAGTTCATGTTCATTTATCgatttattttgtgtaataaCTGCGTCTGTGTAAACTTATACACaattttacatctttttttaCAAGCAGAAGTGCAACGCCTGCTTCAAGCAAATacatcattttaaattatatgcATTAAATATGGGTAAAAACAACACAGTCCCCCTAAACTGCATCATATCAACAATTTacaggacaaaaaaaaatcataaacatatCAGCTAATATTAACAcactttccccgtctgtcgctcacttcaacgttgtgtcggagaagcgacactaggggtctctcttgagcaccaattatacctctgatctatgaaaaaaaggccaatgagaagttggcaaacagaatttgcatgtcccgcccccggacatacgggtataaaggcggggaaattaGTCTGTTTCATTccgaaattttcttcagagccgatggttgtgtatgcATCGATatgcgagtcacacacacctgttcctcttacctctggtgaTCTGCtgctggatctacggcgcacatcAGCTGCTATCTCCTTcgccatctcacacatcctgccccgctgcAAACATGCCGCTacgggccatgccctgtctgctcgctgaggcgttcccctgcggctaaacaacgcgcagctctgcctcaacccgggcccagctctcagccccggcttcgagcgccccgcaggaagcgcatgcccccccgtctcacggacac from Xyrauchen texanus isolate HMW12.3.18 unplaced genomic scaffold, RBS_HiC_50CHRs HiC_scaffold_1167, whole genome shotgun sequence harbors:
- the slc39a3 gene encoding zinc transporter ZIP3, with translation MFHCVLCVRCDVVMDSEWISSGVRVARVVVPDLQIKLITLLVLFCASLLCGFSPLWVMRRAAHCSADPGTRHRVLSLMFCFARGVFLATCLLNLLPENLQDMRETFSHLGVTLRFPLPEFVLAMGFLIVFVAEQMLLAFTDQSCDLSYEKQTLLDCNIRERETSKHSPGFSRKRLSWMEAPHWPESVRSHVGLRAFLLVFCLCLRAVCEGVSAGQQQDRGRLLEMCLMLLLHQGIIAVSLAFTLTHHHLRRTVVTGCLLLFSVTCPAGIGLGVSLAEMDAGPEVQLVRSTVEGLTSGVFINVSVMGFMHDQADSPKHRIHKVAALLTGFALVTAVLFIKV